From the genome of Bosea sp. Tri-49, one region includes:
- a CDS encoding TonB-dependent receptor, with protein sequence MSLLAGTALAVVAASAASAQERNDGQVRLDEIVVDGPARASGVPAPFAGGQVAQGSRLGLLGNAETLKSPLSTTSYTGELARNLQASTVADALILDPSVRSSHPSGGIVDSFNIRGFPIGEGNSGEIAFDGVYGVAPNYRVFTDYAERIEVLKGPAAALTGIAPNGGVGGVINVVPKRAEADLTRVGAEFSSRAYGGATFDVARRFGTGREFGVRVNGSLRGGDTAVNRQSETTGIGSLALDYQGARFRSWLYALAQRDELDAPNRPFLMTRGLRVPSAPSGRENVIQPWEWSRIDDRSVLWKNEFDLTDNITVFGNAGGSQTRVERFFGLPTILNARGDTSHTPQYFDLGIGRQSYEAGIRARFETGFIKHSLTLQASYYRETLERALTNGTAVLSNIYAPSWSATQFASRAPRTRLSDSDLTSFALADTMSAFDDRVMLTLGIRRQSVAINNYAAGTGILTSAYDENATTPMVGLVLRPLDYLSVYANYVEGLSRGDVAPTTASNAGETFAPYRTKQYEAGVKLQHGSFGASLAGFQISKPSGELNSGLFSVTGEQRVRGLELSVYGEVTPQLRLLGGASLLDGKLTKTAVAANLGNRPIGVAPVQLNLGAEWDVPWLRGLTLTGTLVYTGKQYVDAANTQSLPDWTRFDLGARYATEIAGRKTVFRATVQNVADTKYWSSVASFGTFYVGAPRTFRLSMSMDL encoded by the coding sequence TTGTCCTTGCTGGCGGGCACGGCCCTTGCCGTCGTCGCGGCTTCGGCAGCGAGTGCCCAGGAGCGCAATGACGGTCAGGTCCGGCTCGACGAGATCGTGGTCGACGGCCCGGCCCGCGCCTCCGGCGTGCCCGCTCCGTTTGCCGGCGGGCAGGTCGCCCAAGGCAGCCGGCTCGGCCTGCTCGGCAATGCGGAGACGCTGAAATCCCCGCTCAGCACGACGAGCTATACCGGTGAGCTCGCCCGCAATCTCCAGGCCTCGACGGTCGCCGATGCGCTGATCCTTGATCCCTCGGTGCGCAGCTCGCATCCGTCGGGCGGCATCGTCGATTCCTTCAATATCCGCGGCTTCCCGATCGGCGAGGGCAATAGCGGCGAGATCGCCTTCGACGGCGTCTATGGCGTCGCGCCGAACTATCGCGTCTTCACCGATTATGCCGAGCGCATCGAGGTGCTGAAGGGCCCGGCGGCGGCGCTGACCGGCATCGCGCCCAATGGCGGCGTTGGCGGCGTGATCAACGTCGTGCCCAAGCGCGCCGAGGCCGATCTCACCCGCGTCGGGGCCGAGTTCTCGTCGCGAGCCTATGGCGGCGCGACCTTCGACGTCGCTCGCCGCTTCGGCACGGGCCGCGAGTTCGGCGTGCGCGTCAATGGTTCGCTGCGCGGTGGCGATACGGCGGTGAACCGGCAATCCGAGACGACGGGCATCGGCTCGCTGGCGCTTGATTATCAGGGTGCGCGCTTCCGCAGCTGGCTCTATGCCCTGGCGCAGCGGGACGAGCTCGACGCGCCCAACCGCCCGTTCCTGATGACGCGAGGCCTGCGCGTCCCTTCAGCCCCGAGCGGGCGCGAGAACGTCATCCAGCCCTGGGAATGGTCGCGCATCGATGATCGCTCGGTGCTGTGGAAGAACGAGTTCGACCTCACCGACAACATCACCGTCTTCGGCAATGCCGGCGGCTCGCAGACCCGGGTCGAGCGCTTCTTCGGCCTGCCGACGATCCTGAACGCCCGTGGCGACACCAGCCACACCCCGCAATATTTCGATCTCGGCATCGGCCGCCAGAGCTATGAAGCCGGCATCCGTGCCCGCTTCGAGACCGGCTTCATCAAGCATTCGCTGACGCTGCAGGCCTCCTACTATCGCGAGACGCTGGAGCGGGCCCTGACGAACGGCACGGCCGTCCTCTCGAACATCTATGCACCGAGCTGGAGCGCCACGCAGTTTGCGAGCCGCGCCCCGCGCACGCGCCTCTCCGACAGCGACCTGACCAGCTTCGCGCTGGCCGACACGATGTCGGCCTTCGACGACCGCGTCATGCTGACGCTCGGTATCCGGCGCCAGTCGGTCGCGATCAACAATTATGCGGCGGGGACCGGCATCCTGACCTCGGCCTATGACGAAAATGCCACCACGCCAATGGTGGGCCTCGTGCTGCGGCCGCTGGACTACCTCTCGGTCTACGCGAATTACGTGGAGGGCTTGAGCCGCGGCGACGTCGCTCCGACCACGGCGAGCAATGCCGGCGAGACCTTCGCACCCTACCGCACCAAGCAGTACGAGGCGGGCGTCAAGCTGCAACATGGCAGCTTCGGTGCCTCGCTCGCCGGCTTCCAGATCAGCAAGCCCAGCGGCGAACTGAATAGCGGCCTGTTCTCCGTGACCGGCGAGCAGCGCGTGCGCGGGCTCGAGCTCAGCGTCTATGGCGAGGTCACGCCGCAGCTGCGCTTGCTGGGCGGCGCCTCGCTCCTCGACGGAAAGCTGACTAAGACCGCGGTCGCCGCCAATCTTGGCAACCGGCCGATCGGCGTCGCGCCGGTGCAGCTCAATCTGGGTGCCGAATGGGACGTGCCCTGGCTCAGAGGCCTGACGCTCACGGGGACGCTTGTCTACACCGGCAAGCAGTATGTCGACGCGGCCAATACCCAGTCGCTGCCGGACTGGACGCGGTTCGACCTCGGCGCGCGCTACGCCACCGAGATCGCCGGGCGCAAGACCGTGTTCCGCGCCACGGTCCAGAACGTCGCCGACACCAAGTACTGGTCGAGCGTCGCCTCGTTCGGCACCTTCTATGTCGGTGCGCCGCGCACCTTCCGGCTGTCGATGTCGATGGATCTCTAG
- a CDS encoding LysR substrate-binding domain-containing protein gives MTRRLPSLNALRCFEIVAAQLSIKKAAAALNVSESAVSRQVKILEDQLGTPLFQRTHNGLEITDAGQRLALSVKEAFDHIAEAITPFRAEQETVTIKCLPTFALRWLLPRLKAFQERHPLVKVSVQTRLNDMTLNDADADLGIRYGMGNWPLDCVTELYPEWILPVCAPSYGGGRFSGADLPEATLLHPLPDRRDWRTWSEKSGMHIETRHGLDFDALDMALSAAEAGLGVAMTDVVLAHEAIQDGRLVVPLRRAVPTGISYYLVRPPGMRRRREVRLVDEWICDEISAARELVRRYSA, from the coding sequence ATGACCCGCCGGCTGCCCTCCCTCAATGCCCTGCGCTGCTTCGAGATCGTCGCCGCCCAACTCAGCATCAAGAAGGCCGCGGCCGCGCTCAATGTCAGCGAGAGCGCCGTCAGCCGGCAGGTCAAGATCCTCGAGGACCAGCTTGGCACGCCGCTGTTCCAGCGCACCCATAACGGGCTCGAGATCACCGATGCCGGCCAGCGCCTCGCACTCAGCGTCAAGGAGGCGTTCGACCATATCGCCGAGGCGATCACGCCGTTCCGCGCCGAGCAAGAGACGGTCACGATCAAGTGCCTGCCGACCTTCGCGCTGCGCTGGCTGTTGCCGCGCCTGAAGGCCTTCCAGGAGCGGCACCCGCTGGTGAAGGTCAGCGTTCAGACCCGGCTGAACGACATGACGCTCAACGATGCCGATGCCGATCTCGGCATCCGCTACGGCATGGGCAATTGGCCGCTCGACTGCGTCACCGAGCTCTATCCGGAATGGATCCTGCCGGTCTGCGCGCCTTCCTATGGCGGTGGCCGCTTCTCTGGCGCGGACCTGCCCGAGGCGACGCTGCTCCACCCGCTGCCCGACCGGCGCGACTGGCGGACCTGGTCCGAGAAATCGGGGATGCATATCGAGACCCGCCATGGGCTCGATTTCGACGCGCTCGACATGGCGCTCAGCGCGGCTGAGGCCGGGCTGGGTGTCGCCATGACCGATGTCGTCCTTGCCCATGAGGCGATCCAGGACGGCCGGCTCGTCGTGCCGTTGCGCAGGGCCGTGCCGACCGGCATTTCCTACTACCTCGTCCGGCCGCCCGGCATGCGCCGGCGCCGCGAGGTCAGGCTGGTCGACGAATGGATCTGCGACGAGATCTCGGCCGCACGCGAGCTGGTCAGGCGCTACTCAGCTTGA
- a CDS encoding ABC transporter substrate-binding protein — MPARAMAETVTVTDVAGRQVSVTVPVRRVILGEGRQIHVTAALDRENAFGRIVGWGEDFEKSDPDTYAAYVARFPQAAALPRFGSPSRGSFDIEKAISLWPDLVVLGAEMQRPAEEIRLVERLAELGIPVVYVDFRQAPSRNTKPSLRLLGQLFGKSEIAEALIAFRAAEVARVTERLAAAGPLARPLVMLDRIPGYSDECCLSFGNENFGAIVAAAGGINLGSELLAGTFGTINPETIIVRDPDVVIVTGGNWEALAPNGAWVGLGPGADLRKAQEKLAALAARPAFRATKAVRAGRVHAIWHQFYTSPYQFVALQRIARWLHPELFADLDPDDTLRRLHEQFLPITYRSGYWIDLQR; from the coding sequence ATGCCAGCACGCGCGATGGCGGAGACCGTCACGGTGACCGACGTGGCGGGACGACAGGTCTCCGTCACGGTTCCCGTCCGTCGCGTCATTCTCGGCGAGGGCCGGCAGATCCATGTCACCGCGGCGCTCGACCGCGAGAATGCGTTCGGGCGGATCGTCGGCTGGGGCGAGGATTTCGAGAAATCCGATCCCGACACATATGCCGCCTATGTCGCGCGCTTTCCGCAGGCGGCGGCGCTGCCGCGCTTCGGCTCCCCCAGTCGCGGCTCCTTCGACATCGAGAAGGCGATCTCGCTGTGGCCCGATCTCGTCGTGCTCGGAGCCGAGATGCAGCGCCCGGCCGAGGAGATCCGTTTGGTCGAGCGGCTGGCAGAGCTGGGCATCCCGGTCGTCTATGTCGACTTCCGGCAAGCGCCCTCGCGGAACACCAAGCCGTCCCTGCGCCTGCTAGGGCAGCTCTTCGGCAAAAGCGAGATCGCCGAGGCGCTGATCGCCTTCCGGGCTGCGGAGGTCGCTCGCGTGACAGAGCGGCTCGCCGCGGCCGGCCCGCTGGCCAGGCCGCTGGTCATGCTCGACCGGATTCCCGGCTATTCCGACGAATGCTGCTTGAGCTTTGGCAACGAGAATTTCGGCGCCATAGTCGCCGCTGCCGGCGGCATCAATCTCGGCAGCGAGCTGCTCGCTGGCACGTTCGGGACGATCAATCCCGAGACGATCATTGTGCGCGATCCCGATGTGGTGATCGTCACCGGCGGCAACTGGGAAGCGCTGGCGCCGAATGGCGCCTGGGTCGGTCTCGGCCCCGGCGCCGATCTTCGCAAGGCGCAGGAGAAGCTTGCCGCGCTGGCGGCGCGGCCGGCCTTCCGAGCGACGAAGGCGGTCAGGGCCGGCCGCGTCCACGCGATCTGGCACCAGTTCTACACCAGCCCGTACCAGTTCGTGGCGCTCCAGCGGATCGCCCGCTGGCTGCATCCCGAACTGTTCGCTGATCTTGATCCCGATGACACACTGCGCCGGCTGCACGAGCAGTTCCTGCCGATTACCTATCGGTCAGGCTATTGGATCGATCTTCAGCGCTAA
- a CDS encoding ABC transporter permease, with translation MSADVFQLPIESEGLARKNAWSRFRRHRLAMAGAAIILILALVCLLGRFLLPFDETRIDVMNRFAPPLTGAHVLGTDELGRDMLARLMMGGRISLGIGFAAMAIAIAIGTGVGMIAGYHGGAIGSLLMRLVDAILCFPTIFLLLALAALVKPGLISMVLLIAATSWMNVARIVEAQIKVLRDQDYAVAARSFGASHLRVMVRELLPNAMAPIVVAATLNVARAILLESYVSFLGYGIQPPTASWGNMLNNAQIYLTSAPWLAILPGAAITLAVTSFNFTGDGLRDALDPRMDIR, from the coding sequence ATGAGTGCGGACGTCTTCCAGCTACCGATCGAATCCGAGGGGCTCGCCCGGAAAAACGCCTGGAGCCGCTTCCGGCGGCACCGGCTCGCCATGGCCGGCGCTGCGATCATCCTCATCCTTGCACTCGTCTGCCTCCTCGGCCGGTTCCTGCTGCCGTTCGACGAGACCCGTATCGACGTGATGAACCGCTTTGCGCCGCCTTTGACAGGAGCGCATGTCCTCGGCACGGACGAGCTCGGCCGCGACATGCTGGCCCGGTTGATGATGGGCGGGCGCATCTCGCTCGGCATCGGCTTCGCCGCCATGGCGATCGCGATCGCCATCGGCACTGGCGTCGGCATGATCGCCGGCTATCATGGTGGCGCCATCGGCTCGCTGCTGATGCGCCTGGTCGACGCGATCCTGTGCTTTCCGACGATCTTCCTGCTGCTGGCGCTGGCGGCTCTGGTCAAGCCGGGCCTGATCTCGATGGTCCTGCTCATCGCCGCGACCTCCTGGATGAACGTCGCGCGCATCGTCGAGGCCCAGATCAAGGTCCTGCGCGACCAGGACTACGCCGTGGCGGCGCGCTCCTTCGGCGCTTCGCATCTGCGGGTGATGGTGCGCGAGCTCCTGCCCAACGCCATGGCGCCGATCGTCGTCGCGGCGACGCTCAACGTCGCCCGCGCCATCCTGCTCGAATCCTATGTCAGCTTCCTCGGCTACGGCATCCAGCCGCCGACTGCGAGCTGGGGAAACATGCTCAACAATGCCCAGATCTACCTGACGAGCGCGCCATGGCTTGCGATCCTGCCGGGAGCTGCCATTACACTGGCGGTGACGAGCTTCAACTTCACGGGAGACGGGCTGAGGGATGCGCTCGACCCGCGCATGGACATCCGATGA